The following coding sequences are from one Lentimicrobium sp. L6 window:
- a CDS encoding NAD(P)H-dependent oxidoreductase subunit E yields MKQKVDQIIAEKGRKVEAVIPILQAIQDEYNYLPEEALQHVADNTEITLERIYGISTFYSQFRHEPVGKHMIKVCVGTACHVKGAMQVYDAFKRELNIPEQKETDSDGLFTVDKVACLGCCTIAPVVQIDQTTFGHVEPSKVKEILEDFLSSDVNPATSKLAASLSDANKDGEVRIGLGSCCVASGSSDVKRELEESLQKNQANVDVKEVGCVGICNQVPLLEIHKPNESPTYYTKIKAEEVSEIIRKHFRSKSIWTRWKNDISGIIDQYVLKDIPKSVKRYDSEQVDTPVAEFLDGQINIATEHRGFLQPTDLEEYLKLGGFQAFKKCLKELDQDAIIKSIEKSGLRGRGGGGFPTYRKWEMVKNATDKEKYVIVNGDEGDPGAFMDRMLLESYPFRVIEGLMIAAIAVKASSGIFYIRAEYPLAVKRIKEALYYCEKAGLIGKNILGSGFDFPVEVFEGAGAFICGEETALIASVEGNRGLPSMRPPYPAVKGLNQKPTLINNTETFAMVPWIIRKGAEKFQEIGTENSKGTKVFALAGKINRGGLIEVPIGISIREIVERIGGGIPNGKAFKAVQIGGPSGGCIPASMMDTPIDFESLKEAGAMMGSGGLVVLDEDDCMVDIAKYFLSFTQDQSCGKCTFCRIGTTRMLDVLEKITSGKGDMEDLEVLEKLAYSTKKGSLCGLGKSAPNPILSTLKYFREEYLEHINGTCSTGKCHEMIEYFIEEECIGCTKCAQDCPTQAIALKPYEVHVVENEKCIKCDICRQVCPVNAVIIR; encoded by the coding sequence ATGAAACAAAAAGTAGATCAAATAATAGCCGAAAAAGGCAGGAAGGTAGAAGCGGTCATACCCATTCTACAGGCCATTCAGGACGAGTATAATTACTTGCCTGAAGAGGCTTTGCAGCATGTGGCCGATAACACCGAGATTACATTGGAGCGTATTTATGGGATTTCTACTTTTTACTCTCAGTTTCGTCACGAACCTGTAGGGAAACACATGATAAAAGTGTGTGTGGGTACCGCTTGCCACGTGAAAGGAGCCATGCAGGTTTATGATGCTTTTAAACGAGAATTAAACATCCCAGAACAAAAAGAAACGGATTCAGATGGACTTTTTACAGTAGATAAAGTAGCTTGTCTTGGGTGTTGTACCATTGCGCCCGTTGTGCAAATCGACCAAACTACTTTCGGACATGTAGAGCCTTCCAAAGTAAAAGAGATTCTCGAAGATTTTCTCTCCTCGGATGTAAATCCAGCAACCTCAAAACTCGCAGCAAGTTTAAGTGATGCTAATAAAGACGGAGAGGTGAGAATCGGATTAGGTTCTTGCTGTGTGGCTAGTGGAAGTTCCGATGTGAAGAGAGAACTAGAGGAATCTTTACAGAAAAACCAAGCCAATGTGGATGTGAAAGAAGTGGGCTGTGTGGGTATTTGTAATCAGGTGCCTTTGCTCGAAATTCATAAACCCAACGAAAGCCCAACTTATTATACAAAAATAAAAGCCGAAGAGGTTAGTGAAATCATCAGGAAACATTTTAGGTCCAAGAGTATTTGGACCCGATGGAAGAATGATATTTCTGGAATCATAGACCAATATGTATTGAAAGACATCCCAAAGTCGGTTAAAAGATATGATTCTGAGCAGGTGGATACACCTGTTGCTGAGTTTTTAGATGGTCAGATTAATATTGCCACAGAGCATAGAGGATTTTTACAACCCACTGATTTAGAAGAATATTTAAAACTAGGAGGATTCCAGGCTTTCAAAAAATGTCTTAAGGAATTAGATCAGGATGCTATTATTAAATCCATTGAGAAGAGTGGATTGAGAGGAAGAGGCGGAGGAGGTTTCCCAACCTATAGAAAGTGGGAAATGGTAAAGAATGCCACCGATAAAGAGAAGTATGTTATCGTTAATGGTGATGAAGGTGATCCTGGGGCTTTTATGGATAGAATGCTATTGGAATCTTATCCTTTTAGAGTGATTGAAGGTTTAATGATAGCGGCTATTGCTGTGAAGGCTTCCTCAGGAATATTCTATATTAGAGCAGAATATCCTTTGGCAGTAAAGCGAATTAAAGAAGCCCTTTATTATTGTGAGAAAGCCGGTTTGATTGGCAAGAATATTTTAGGTAGTGGATTCGACTTCCCTGTAGAAGTATTTGAAGGAGCCGGTGCATTTATCTGTGGAGAGGAAACGGCTTTAATTGCTTCGGTTGAAGGAAATAGAGGATTGCCTAGCATGCGTCCGCCTTATCCTGCGGTAAAAGGGTTAAACCAAAAGCCAACTTTAATTAATAATACAGAGACTTTCGCTATGGTACCTTGGATTATACGCAAAGGCGCCGAGAAATTCCAAGAAATAGGAACAGAAAATAGCAAAGGAACCAAGGTGTTTGCTTTGGCTGGAAAGATAAATAGGGGAGGATTAATAGAAGTCCCCATTGGAATTAGTATTCGGGAGATTGTAGAGCGTATTGGTGGAGGTATCCCCAATGGAAAGGCTTTTAAAGCGGTGCAAATAGGCGGCCCATCTGGAGGATGTATTCCTGCTTCTATGATGGATACACCTATAGATTTTGAATCTCTAAAAGAAGCGGGAGCCATGATGGGTTCTGGTGGATTGGTAGTTTTAGATGAAGACGATTGTATGGTAGATATTGCCAAGTATTTCTTAAGCTTTACCCAAGATCAGAGTTGTGGAAAATGTACTTTCTGCCGTATTGGAACCACTAGAATGTTAGATGTTCTAGAGAAAATCACCAGTGGGAAAGGGGATATGGAAGATTTAGAGGTGTTGGAAAAATTAGCTTATAGTACCAAAAAAGGGAGCTTATGCGGTCTTGGGAAATCCGCACCAAATCCTATTCTATCTACCTTGAAATATTTCAGAGAAGAATATTTAGAGCATATCAATGGCACTTGTAGTACTGGAAAATGCCATGAAATGATAGAGTATTTCATAGAGGAAGAATGTATTGGATGTACCAAATGTGCACAAGATTGTCCCACCCAAGCCATTGCCCTAAAACCTTATGAAGTACATGTGGTGGAGAATGAGAAATGTATTAAATGCGATATCTGTCGCCAGGTTTGTCCTGTAAATGCTGTAATCATACGATGA
- a CDS encoding type II toxin-antitoxin system RelE/ParE family toxin, with protein sequence MAERRIEWSIEARNDLFRILKFYRNRIESNKYSIKLNNKISKTLLTLSKNPNIGLKTRFESVKIYNTGDYQIIYEIYDQLILVILIWDCRRNPYNKRIGKRISKYT encoded by the coding sequence ATGGCTGAAAGAAGAATAGAATGGTCTATAGAAGCAAGAAATGATTTATTCCGAATCCTCAAGTTTTATAGAAATCGAATTGAATCGAACAAGTATAGCATAAAACTAAATAATAAGATTTCTAAAACACTTCTCACACTCTCTAAAAACCCCAATATAGGACTGAAAACCAGATTTGAATCAGTTAAAATTTATAATACTGGAGATTATCAAATTATCTATGAAATCTACGACCAACTTATTTTGGTGATTCTAATTTGGGATTGTAGGAGAAATCCATATAATAAGCGGATAGGTAAGCGAATCTCAAAGTATACATAG
- a CDS encoding PQQ-binding-like beta-propeller repeat protein → MKTRNNNIKTWETIARISIAFALLISVLLIANYAQYKTMDPVESELILGLVQRLNENPDDAQLRDQIRALDLLSRKAYFTKQWQVRTGGYLLLMSIILLVISKQMQLTNKGKEVDFTEREEGFASQKKTRLWVSIAGGTIVVIALAFAFLNHKDLGENLNYAIAQKTEVESTPEAQITPASQETIIENPNEPIQTPPEEIPAIVEEKQEEPKPEQIEEKIIEKTPKKELEKEESVQQEEQVKAEPIVEEDKVVKEENSNTPSFPTEAELKANYNAFRGFGSNGIDFHKNIPTTWDASTGDNILWKIEIPIHGYNSPIIWGDKLFLSGADANKREVYCIDRNTGEIIWTYDVSAVPGSPEKSPKVTDDTGLAAPSLTTNGIQVFALFGNGDLVALDLSGNKLWDKNLGATNNHYGHSSSLVVHEEVLIVQYDIKKNPKLMGLNIFTGEQIYLTPRKVKVSWASPVLVNTGNEMEVILAADPIIASYHPKTGVENWQVDCIFGEVGPSVAYGDGLVFGVNEYAKLVAIKLGETAEILWEDDELLSDVPSPIVKDGLMYLATSYGVVACYDANSGEKYWENEFDNGFYGSPIYSDGNIYLMDMGGIVHVFKAGKEFVSIASNPLGEDGMTSPAFMDGRIYLRGNKRLVCIGKK, encoded by the coding sequence ATGAAGACAAGAAATAATAACATAAAAACCTGGGAAACCATAGCAAGAATAAGCATAGCATTCGCCCTGCTCATATCCGTGTTGTTAATCGCTAACTATGCGCAATACAAAACCATGGATCCGGTGGAGTCGGAGCTCATTTTAGGTTTGGTACAGCGACTCAATGAAAACCCCGATGATGCACAATTACGCGATCAGATTCGAGCTTTAGACCTGCTATCTCGCAAGGCCTATTTTACCAAGCAGTGGCAGGTTCGAACTGGTGGATATTTATTGTTGATGAGTATCATCCTTTTGGTGATTTCCAAGCAAATGCAGCTGACCAATAAAGGAAAAGAAGTCGATTTTACAGAAAGAGAAGAGGGATTTGCGAGCCAAAAGAAAACCAGACTGTGGGTGAGTATTGCTGGAGGAACTATTGTGGTAATAGCCTTAGCATTCGCTTTTTTAAACCATAAAGATTTGGGTGAGAATTTAAACTATGCTATTGCTCAGAAAACGGAAGTTGAGTCCACTCCGGAAGCTCAAATCACTCCAGCTTCTCAAGAAACCATTATTGAAAATCCGAATGAACCTATCCAGACTCCTCCAGAGGAAATTCCTGCAATAGTTGAAGAAAAACAAGAGGAGCCTAAACCTGAACAAATAGAAGAAAAGATAATAGAAAAAACACCGAAGAAAGAACTTGAAAAAGAAGAATCAGTACAGCAAGAAGAACAAGTAAAAGCAGAGCCCATTGTAGAAGAAGATAAAGTAGTGAAAGAGGAAAACTCAAACACGCCAAGTTTTCCAACAGAAGCAGAACTCAAAGCCAATTATAATGCATTCAGAGGATTTGGAAGCAATGGAATCGATTTCCATAAAAACATTCCTACCACTTGGGATGCCAGCACAGGAGATAACATCCTCTGGAAAATAGAAATCCCCATTCATGGTTATAATTCTCCAATAATTTGGGGTGATAAACTATTTTTAAGTGGAGCGGATGCTAATAAACGAGAAGTTTATTGCATCGATAGAAATACTGGGGAAATCATTTGGACTTACGATGTAAGTGCTGTCCCAGGCTCACCAGAAAAATCACCCAAAGTAACTGATGATACAGGATTGGCAGCTCCTAGTCTTACTACCAATGGAATTCAGGTTTTTGCCCTCTTTGGAAATGGAGATTTAGTAGCCTTAGATTTATCAGGAAATAAACTATGGGATAAGAACCTCGGCGCTACCAATAACCACTATGGTCATTCCTCATCTTTAGTAGTTCATGAGGAGGTTCTAATAGTCCAATATGACATTAAGAAAAATCCCAAACTGATGGGTTTGAACATATTCACAGGAGAACAAATCTATTTAACACCTAGAAAAGTAAAAGTATCATGGGCTTCTCCGGTTCTTGTCAATACCGGAAATGAGATGGAAGTTATCCTAGCTGCCGACCCAATCATCGCCTCCTATCATCCAAAAACAGGAGTAGAGAATTGGCAAGTGGATTGCATTTTTGGAGAGGTTGGTCCTTCAGTTGCCTATGGCGATGGACTAGTTTTTGGAGTGAATGAATATGCCAAATTAGTAGCCATCAAATTGGGTGAAACAGCAGAAATCCTTTGGGAAGATGATGAATTGCTCTCCGATGTACCAAGCCCAATTGTAAAAGATGGGTTGATGTATTTAGCCACCAGCTATGGAGTAGTAGCTTGCTACGATGCAAATAGCGGAGAAAAATACTGGGAAAACGAATTTGATAATGGTTTTTATGGTTCACCCATTTATTCCGATGGAAATATTTACTTAATGGATATGGGCGGAATTGTTCATGTGTTTAAAGCAGGAAAAGAATTTGTATCTATTGCCTCCAATCCTTTAGGAGAAGATGGCATGACCAGCCCAGCTTTTATGGATGGAAGAATTTATCTTCGCGGTAATAAACGTTTGGTATGCATAGGGAAAAAGTAA
- a CDS encoding four helix bundle protein, translating into MTESILRKKSYLFAVEIVLLVKKLQQEKKEYILTKQIIRSGTSIGANIREAEFAQSDADFVHKMSISLKEANETIYWLDLLKDTDYLGKEEYKKQVHNAKELLRMLISTINTMKKKNKK; encoded by the coding sequence ATGACTGAATCGATTTTAAGAAAAAAGAGTTATTTGTTTGCTGTAGAGATTGTTTTATTAGTGAAGAAGCTTCAGCAAGAAAAGAAAGAATACATATTAACGAAGCAAATTATAAGAAGTGGAACTAGTATTGGAGCTAATATTCGAGAGGCAGAGTTTGCACAAAGTGATGCTGATTTTGTTCATAAAATGAGCATATCTTTGAAAGAAGCTAACGAAACTATTTATTGGTTAGATTTACTGAAGGATACAGATTATTTAGGTAAAGAAGAATATAAAAAGCAAGTTCATAACGCAAAAGAATTATTGAGAATGTTGATATCAACAATAAATACAATGAAAAAGAAAAATAAGAAATAG
- a CDS encoding 4Fe-4S binding protein: MHGKHFRASLLYITRLFSRVFSFSKNLKPRLIPLLLVLFLSIFSFNASAQRFPKPEFESGFEQEAHQLTLPRSDFMEYFDVFVLLVAMSLITWLVLKKRSRKGVFWMSLFSILYFGFYREGCVCSVGSLQNIALALFNPGYKIPLTVLAFFLIPLIYALFFGRTFCAGVCPLGAIQDIFAWKPLQLKPWLQKLLGLIPFIYLGLAVLYAATATDFVICRYDPFVGIYRINAEFTMIVLGGLFLLTSIFIARPYCRFFCPYGVLLNWMSRFSKYHMTITPSECIQCKLCENSCPFGAIEIPEVSVPKEPKKKSVRRFVSLAMIIPALAILGAWTGAQFHENLAMVHPKMKLAEEIFIINENGGFDENSSKKETLEIDAYRRSGQAAEELYAEADIILKQFYIGGIWLGGFLGLVFGFTLAGLSLFRYREDYEPNKGECLSCARCMDYCPVEN; encoded by the coding sequence TTGCACGGAAAACATTTCCGCGCGAGCCTCTTGTATATCACAAGGCTATTCTCTCGTGTTTTTAGCTTTTCTAAAAATTTAAAACCAAGATTAATACCACTTCTCCTAGTCTTATTCTTATCCATCTTTTCCTTCAATGCTTCAGCCCAAAGGTTCCCAAAACCAGAGTTCGAGTCAGGCTTCGAGCAAGAAGCTCATCAACTCACCTTACCTCGTTCCGACTTTATGGAATACTTCGATGTATTTGTATTGCTGGTGGCAATGAGTTTAATCACCTGGTTGGTTTTGAAAAAGAGATCTCGAAAAGGCGTGTTCTGGATGTCCCTATTTAGCATCCTCTATTTTGGTTTTTATCGAGAAGGCTGTGTCTGCTCAGTGGGCTCCTTACAAAATATTGCACTTGCCTTATTTAATCCTGGCTATAAAATCCCACTTACTGTATTGGCCTTTTTTCTGATACCACTTATTTATGCTCTTTTCTTTGGCCGGACTTTCTGTGCAGGAGTTTGCCCATTGGGTGCCATTCAAGATATATTTGCTTGGAAGCCTTTGCAGCTCAAACCTTGGCTACAAAAATTGTTGGGTTTAATTCCTTTTATCTATTTAGGATTGGCCGTTTTGTATGCCGCTACAGCCACCGATTTTGTGATTTGTCGCTACGATCCATTTGTGGGTATTTATAGAATCAATGCAGAATTCACCATGATTGTTCTTGGAGGATTGTTTTTACTCACCAGTATCTTTATTGCCAGGCCCTATTGTCGGTTTTTCTGTCCTTATGGAGTCTTACTAAATTGGATGAGTCGTTTCTCAAAATATCACATGACCATCACACCAAGTGAGTGTATTCAATGTAAGCTTTGTGAAAATTCCTGTCCTTTTGGAGCCATAGAAATTCCAGAAGTCTCAGTGCCAAAAGAACCCAAAAAGAAAAGTGTGAGAAGGTTTGTGTCTCTAGCTATGATTATTCCAGCTTTAGCCATTTTGGGAGCATGGACAGGAGCACAATTTCATGAGAATTTAGCTATGGTTCATCCCAAAATGAAATTAGCGGAGGAGATTTTTATCATCAATGAAAATGGAGGATTTGATGAGAACAGCAGTAAAAAAGAAACATTAGAAATAGATGCATATAGAAGGTCGGGGCAAGCTGCTGAAGAACTATATGCTGAAGCAGATATTATATTAAAACAGTTTTATATAGGTGGGATATGGTTAGGAGGATTCCTAGGATTGGTATTCGGTTTTACCTTGGCAGGTTTGAGTTTATTTAGATATAGAGAAGATTACGAGCCTAATAAAGGAGAATGTTTAAGTTGTGCTAGGTGTATGGATTATTGTCCTGTGGAAAATTAG
- a CDS encoding ferredoxin gives MSKDEKNKDLSRRDFLQKGFRLTAALSLGGLGIFLAKDASSEDMLWQLDPAKCVQCGRCATHCVVTPSAVKCLHVFDMCGYCDLCGGYFRPEAKQLHTGAENQLCPTGAIKRNFVEDPFFQYEIIDELCIGCGKCVAGCDAFGNGSLQLQVSHDICVNCNQCAIATNCPADAFERVPSSKKNISKGFSGGEDV, from the coding sequence ATGAGTAAGGACGAGAAAAATAAGGATTTGAGTAGGCGAGATTTCCTACAAAAGGGATTTCGGCTCACAGCTGCATTGTCGCTAGGAGGTTTGGGAATCTTTTTAGCCAAAGATGCTTCCTCTGAGGATATGCTTTGGCAGCTCGATCCGGCCAAATGTGTACAATGTGGCCGTTGTGCTACCCATTGTGTGGTTACTCCATCAGCAGTAAAATGTCTTCATGTTTTCGATATGTGTGGCTACTGCGATTTATGCGGTGGCTATTTCCGTCCCGAAGCTAAACAATTACATACCGGCGCCGAAAATCAATTATGTCCAACAGGAGCCATCAAGCGAAACTTTGTAGAAGATCCATTTTTTCAATACGAAATCATTGACGAACTCTGTATTGGCTGTGGAAAATGTGTAGCAGGCTGCGATGCCTTCGGAAATGGCTCCTTACAATTACAAGTAAGCCACGATATTTGTGTGAATTGCAATCAATGTGCCATTGCCACCAATTGCCCTGCCGACGCTTTTGAGCGAGTGCCCAGCAGTAAAAAGAATATTTCCAAAGGTTTTAGCGGAGGTGAAGATGTTTAA
- a CDS encoding NHL repeat-containing protein: MKGNKIIIPIAIVLLLAITGFMAMDFFGVFEKPNENPYEYNLDTFKDVKPQDISHKEIQQIFTQIEALRAIAIDKDDYIYVSGADKLIKYDKSGQFLHEIETGFDAFCMAISEQGKLYLGSRKEIQIYTLSLELIDTWKIHAENAILTSLAVNEQNIYLADAGNKIIFRYDLNGEFQNEIGRKDPSQGIDGFVIPSPYFDVALGRDGELWAVNSGRHQLESYQEDGRLISSWKKSSMGVDGFSGCCNPSHIAILSNGSFVTSEKGIERIKITSPTGEFLSVVAPPKSFDLGTKGIDLAVDSKDRILAIDPKRKQIRIFTKLEE, encoded by the coding sequence ATGAAAGGAAATAAAATCATCATACCCATTGCAATTGTGCTATTATTAGCCATTACTGGTTTTATGGCTATGGATTTCTTTGGCGTTTTCGAGAAGCCAAACGAAAATCCTTATGAGTATAATTTAGATACTTTTAAAGATGTCAAACCCCAAGATATTTCCCATAAGGAAATTCAGCAAATCTTCACCCAAATAGAAGCATTACGCGCTATTGCTATAGATAAAGACGATTATATCTATGTAAGTGGAGCTGATAAATTAATCAAATATGATAAATCTGGTCAGTTTCTCCATGAAATAGAAACTGGTTTTGATGCTTTTTGTATGGCCATTTCTGAACAAGGGAAATTATATTTGGGAAGCAGAAAAGAGATTCAGATATACACTTTAAGCCTAGAATTGATTGATACTTGGAAAATACATGCTGAAAATGCCATCCTCACCAGTTTGGCAGTGAATGAACAAAATATTTATCTGGCGGATGCTGGAAACAAAATAATTTTCCGATATGATTTGAATGGGGAGTTTCAAAATGAAATAGGAAGAAAAGACCCCAGTCAAGGTATTGATGGTTTTGTGATTCCAAGTCCTTATTTTGATGTGGCCTTAGGTAGGGATGGAGAGCTTTGGGCGGTAAATTCAGGCCGACATCAATTGGAGTCTTATCAGGAAGATGGTCGTTTGATATCTTCTTGGAAAAAGTCTTCCATGGGAGTAGATGGATTTAGCGGATGTTGTAACCCTTCTCATATTGCTATCCTCTCAAATGGTTCTTTCGTGACTAGTGAAAAGGGCATAGAAAGAATAAAAATCACAAGCCCAACCGGAGAGTTTCTTTCTGTGGTAGCTCCTCCTAAGTCGTTTGATTTAGGAACTAAAGGAATTGATTTGGCGGTGGATTCAAAGGATAGAATATTGGCCATCGATCCTAAAAGAAAACAGATAAGAATCTTTACAAAATTGGAGGAGTAG
- a CDS encoding PQQ-binding-like beta-propeller repeat protein — MLIALMLLAFWLFYNPVKDFEMSVPGMDNRPDSISGSGEKVKIGADFIRFAESSSQLQGKWTEFRGGQRDNIYSGTIPLIDKFPESGPNILWTKELGEGHAAPAIYNGEAYILDYMEDEKADALRCFSLETGEELWRRSYKVHIKRNHGISRTIPAVNEDYIVSLGPKAQVMCCDRKTGELIWGLDLVKDYQAEIPFWYTGQCPLIIDNVAIIAPGGNSLLMGVDCKTGDILWKTPNPNHWKMSHSSVMPMALNGQEMLVYAAVGGICGVAAKGDNAGELLWEMKDFAPNVVAPSPLILKDGKIFMTAGYGAGSVLFQVKESAGNYKVELLQEFKPKQGMASEQQTAIYFQDHIFTILPKDAGSKRNQFVCCQADDAMNILWTSGKEERYGLGPYVIADGKFFILKDEGTLSIAKASTKKFVLLDKHKILDGHDAWGPIAIADGRLLMRDSKTLVCIDIEKR, encoded by the coding sequence GTGCTGATAGCGCTGATGCTATTGGCATTTTGGCTATTTTATAATCCAGTAAAGGATTTTGAAATGAGTGTGCCAGGTATGGATAATCGTCCTGATAGCATTTCTGGAAGTGGAGAGAAAGTGAAGATTGGAGCCGATTTTATTCGTTTTGCTGAATCCTCTAGTCAACTGCAAGGAAAATGGACAGAATTTAGAGGAGGGCAAAGAGATAATATTTACTCTGGAACTATTCCTCTTATCGATAAATTTCCTGAATCTGGTCCTAATATTTTATGGACTAAGGAATTGGGAGAAGGCCATGCTGCTCCTGCCATCTACAATGGTGAAGCCTATATCCTCGATTATATGGAGGATGAAAAAGCCGATGCCCTGCGCTGCTTTTCTCTCGAAACTGGAGAAGAGCTTTGGCGAAGAAGCTATAAAGTCCATATTAAAAGGAATCATGGGATTTCAAGAACCATTCCAGCTGTAAATGAAGATTATATTGTCAGTTTAGGTCCAAAAGCCCAAGTGATGTGCTGCGATAGAAAAACCGGTGAATTGATTTGGGGTTTAGATTTGGTGAAAGATTACCAAGCAGAAATTCCATTTTGGTACACCGGTCAATGTCCTTTGATTATAGATAATGTGGCGATAATAGCTCCCGGAGGAAATAGTTTGCTTATGGGCGTGGATTGTAAAACCGGAGACATCCTCTGGAAAACTCCAAATCCAAATCATTGGAAAATGTCTCACTCCTCGGTGATGCCCATGGCACTCAATGGCCAAGAAATGTTGGTTTATGCTGCGGTGGGTGGTATTTGTGGAGTGGCTGCCAAAGGCGATAATGCTGGAGAGCTGCTCTGGGAAATGAAAGATTTTGCACCTAATGTAGTAGCACCTTCTCCTCTGATTTTGAAAGATGGAAAAATATTTATGACCGCAGGTTATGGTGCAGGTTCTGTATTGTTTCAAGTGAAAGAATCAGCAGGAAATTATAAAGTAGAGCTATTACAAGAATTCAAACCCAAACAGGGGATGGCTTCGGAACAGCAAACAGCCATATATTTTCAAGACCATATCTTCACCATTTTACCCAAAGATGCCGGAAGCAAAAGAAATCAATTTGTCTGTTGCCAGGCTGATGATGCCATGAATATTCTGTGGACAAGTGGGAAAGAGGAGCGCTACGGGCTCGGGCCTTATGTGATTGCTGATGGAAAATTCTTCATTCTTAAAGATGAAGGAACCTTATCCATAGCTAAAGCTTCTACCAAAAAATTCGTACTTTTAGATAAGCATAAAATACTAGATGGTCACGATGCTTGGGGACCTATTGCTATTGCCGATGGTCGATTGCTGATGCGCGACTCTAAAACATTAGTATGCATTGATATTGAAAAAAGATAA